The following proteins are encoded in a genomic region of Castor canadensis chromosome 19, mCasCan1.hap1v2, whole genome shotgun sequence:
- the Mfge8 gene encoding lactadherin isoform X1, which translates to MQQARVLAALCGALLCACGVLAASGDFCDSNICLNGGTCLSNQDGDFHCLCPQGFTGSVCNETEKGMGPCSPNPCHNNAECQVVNNGRGDSFTQYVCKCQKGFSGIHCDSRCIRMLGLMGGAIEDSQISASSLHVGFLGLQRWTPELARLHLTGIVNAWSPSSYDRKSWIQVNLRRKMLVSGLMTQGASHAGFAVYVKTFRVAYSSDGHKFQFIQDMEGSGDKVFEGNWDSKSVRSNMFDSPLETQYVRVYPKTCSYRGCALRLELIGCDLDGCSDFLGLRNYSIPDKSITASSFHKTWGVQAFSWHPFFARLDRQGTFNAWTAQSNNASEWLQIDLGSKKQVTGIVTQGAREFGHVQYIAAYKMAYSPDGVHWTEYKENGASESKVFRGNSDNNSHKENILETPIFTRFVRILPVAWHNRITLRMELLGC; encoded by the exons ATGCAGCAAGCCCGCGTGCTGGCCGCGCTGTGCGGCGCGCTGCTCTGCGCCTGCGGCGTCCTGGCCGCCTCGG GTGACTTCTGTGACTCCAACATATGCCTGAATGGTGGGACCTGCTTGAGCAATCAGGACGGTGACTTTCACTGCCTCTGTCCCCAGGGTTTCACAGGCTCTGTCTGCAATGAGACTGAGAAAGGTATGG GTCCCTGTTCCCCAAATCCCTGCCACAACAATGCTGAGTGCCAGGTGGTTAACAATGGACGGGGAGACAGCTTCACCCAGTATGTCTGCAAATGCCAGAAGGGCTTCTCCGGGATCCACTGTGACAGCC GCTGCATCAGGATGCTGGGCCTGATGGGGGGCGCCATTGAAGACTCACAGATCTCAGCCTCGTCTCTGCACGTGGGCTTCCTGGGTTTACAGCGCTGGACTCCGGAGCTGGCCCGCCTGCACCTCACAGGCATTGTCAACGCCTGGTCACCCAGCAGCTACGACAGGAAGTCCTGGATCCAG GTGAACCTGCGGAGGAAGATGTTGGTGTCTGGTTTGATGACACAGGGTGCCAGCCACGCAGGGTTTGCCGTGTACGTCAAGACCTTCAGGGTGGCCTACAGCTCTGATGGACACAAATTCCAGTTCATCCAGGATATGGAGGGGTCTGGAGACAAG GTGTTCGAGGGTAATTGGGACAGTAAAAGCGTGAGGTCCAACATGTTTGACTCCCCACTGGAGACGCAGTACGTGAGGGTGTACCCCAAGACCTGCTCCTACCGTGGCTGCGCCCTCCGCTTGGAGCTCATTGGCTGTGATTTGGACG GATGTTCCGATTTCCTGGGTCTGAGGAACTACAGCATCCCTGACAAGAGCATCACGGCCTCCAGCTTCCATAAGACCTGGGGTGTGCAAGCCTTCAGCTGGCACCCCTTCTTCGCGCGGCTGGACAGGCAGGGCACGTTCAACGCCTGGACGGCCCAGAGCAACAATGCCTCCGAGTGGCTGCAG ATTGACCTGGGCTCGAAGAAGCAGGTGACAGGTATCGTCACTCAGGGGGCTCGTGAGTTTGGCCATGTCCAGTACATAGCAGCTTACAAGATGGCCTATAGTCCTGACGGTGTGCACTGGACAGAGTACAAAGAAAATGGGGCCAGCGAAAGCAAG GTCTTCCGTGGCAACTCAGACAACAACTCCCACAAGGAGAACATTCTGGAGACACCCATCTTCACCCGCTTCGTGCGCATCCTGCCCGTGGCCTGGCACAACCGTATCACCTTGCGGATGGAGCTGCTGGGCTGCTAG
- the Mfge8 gene encoding lactadherin isoform X2, translating to MQQARVLAALCGALLCACGVLAASGDFCDSNICLNGGTCLSNQDGDFHCLCPQGFTGSVCNETEKGPCSPNPCHNNAECQVVNNGRGDSFTQYVCKCQKGFSGIHCDSRCIRMLGLMGGAIEDSQISASSLHVGFLGLQRWTPELARLHLTGIVNAWSPSSYDRKSWIQVNLRRKMLVSGLMTQGASHAGFAVYVKTFRVAYSSDGHKFQFIQDMEGSGDKVFEGNWDSKSVRSNMFDSPLETQYVRVYPKTCSYRGCALRLELIGCDLDGCSDFLGLRNYSIPDKSITASSFHKTWGVQAFSWHPFFARLDRQGTFNAWTAQSNNASEWLQIDLGSKKQVTGIVTQGAREFGHVQYIAAYKMAYSPDGVHWTEYKENGASESKVFRGNSDNNSHKENILETPIFTRFVRILPVAWHNRITLRMELLGC from the exons ATGCAGCAAGCCCGCGTGCTGGCCGCGCTGTGCGGCGCGCTGCTCTGCGCCTGCGGCGTCCTGGCCGCCTCGG GTGACTTCTGTGACTCCAACATATGCCTGAATGGTGGGACCTGCTTGAGCAATCAGGACGGTGACTTTCACTGCCTCTGTCCCCAGGGTTTCACAGGCTCTGTCTGCAATGAGACTGAGAAAG GTCCCTGTTCCCCAAATCCCTGCCACAACAATGCTGAGTGCCAGGTGGTTAACAATGGACGGGGAGACAGCTTCACCCAGTATGTCTGCAAATGCCAGAAGGGCTTCTCCGGGATCCACTGTGACAGCC GCTGCATCAGGATGCTGGGCCTGATGGGGGGCGCCATTGAAGACTCACAGATCTCAGCCTCGTCTCTGCACGTGGGCTTCCTGGGTTTACAGCGCTGGACTCCGGAGCTGGCCCGCCTGCACCTCACAGGCATTGTCAACGCCTGGTCACCCAGCAGCTACGACAGGAAGTCCTGGATCCAG GTGAACCTGCGGAGGAAGATGTTGGTGTCTGGTTTGATGACACAGGGTGCCAGCCACGCAGGGTTTGCCGTGTACGTCAAGACCTTCAGGGTGGCCTACAGCTCTGATGGACACAAATTCCAGTTCATCCAGGATATGGAGGGGTCTGGAGACAAG GTGTTCGAGGGTAATTGGGACAGTAAAAGCGTGAGGTCCAACATGTTTGACTCCCCACTGGAGACGCAGTACGTGAGGGTGTACCCCAAGACCTGCTCCTACCGTGGCTGCGCCCTCCGCTTGGAGCTCATTGGCTGTGATTTGGACG GATGTTCCGATTTCCTGGGTCTGAGGAACTACAGCATCCCTGACAAGAGCATCACGGCCTCCAGCTTCCATAAGACCTGGGGTGTGCAAGCCTTCAGCTGGCACCCCTTCTTCGCGCGGCTGGACAGGCAGGGCACGTTCAACGCCTGGACGGCCCAGAGCAACAATGCCTCCGAGTGGCTGCAG ATTGACCTGGGCTCGAAGAAGCAGGTGACAGGTATCGTCACTCAGGGGGCTCGTGAGTTTGGCCATGTCCAGTACATAGCAGCTTACAAGATGGCCTATAGTCCTGACGGTGTGCACTGGACAGAGTACAAAGAAAATGGGGCCAGCGAAAGCAAG GTCTTCCGTGGCAACTCAGACAACAACTCCCACAAGGAGAACATTCTGGAGACACCCATCTTCACCCGCTTCGTGCGCATCCTGCCCGTGGCCTGGCACAACCGTATCACCTTGCGGATGGAGCTGCTGGGCTGCTAG